One genomic region from Quercus robur chromosome 4, dhQueRobu3.1, whole genome shotgun sequence encodes:
- the LOC126722771 gene encoding uncharacterized protein LOC126722771 yields MRKVMDEMRENMRRTNPVDDLVHRTDFPFTASINGHPLPSKFKMPSLDSYDGAHDPFDHIATFKTTMHFQGVPDEIMWRVFPTTLKGPARVWFSTIPPNSVSSFEKLSKLFVNNFIRGQRHKRSSSSLLTIEQGENESLRSFIIRFNREALTVDEMDDKLLLAIFHNGVNSDLFIHKLYEKEPQSMAKLVRSAQNFMNAEEVIIAKKREGGTIRKLTSTDGELVCNGFSGRFRT; encoded by the coding sequence ATGAGGAAGGTTATGGATGAGATGAGGGAGAACATGAGAAGAACAAATCCTGTAGATGATCTAGTTCACCGCACAGATTTCCCTTTCACGGCTTCCATCAATGGTCACCCCTTGCCTTCAAAATTCAAGATGCCTTCCTTGGATTCATATGATGGAGCGCAtgacccgtttgatcacatTGCTACTTTTAAGACTACAATGCACTTTCAGGGGGTCCCAGATGAAATTATGTGGAGAGTATTCCCTACCACCCTCAAAGGTCCGGCACGAGTGTGGTTCAGTACAATACCCCCGAATTCAGTAAGTTCTTTCGAAAAGTTGAGCAAGTTGTTCGTTAATAACTTCATTAGGGGACAAAGACACAAGCGTTCTTCATCCAGCCTGTTGACCATAGAACAGGGGGAGAATGAAAGCCTGCGGTCCTTTATCATTCGTTTCAACAGGGAAGCCTTGACGGTGGATGAGATGGATGATAAGCTACTATTGGCGATCTTTCACAACGGGGTTAATTCTGATTTATTCATCCACAAGCTTTATGAGAAGGAGCCCCAATCCATGGCTAAACTCGTCCGTTCAGCCCAGAactttatgaatgcagaagaaGTGATCATAGCTaagaagagagagggagggacGATAAGAAAACTTACATCTACAGATGGTGAGCTCGTGTGCAATGGCTTCAGCGGACGGTTTAGGACCTAA